Proteins co-encoded in one Bacteroidota bacterium genomic window:
- a CDS encoding LruC domain-containing protein: MKTLKHISITLILLLSFTANASTGTTRYVSLSGSNTAPFLTLSTAANTFQAAINASSNGDLILVENGTYTLTTFISITKSITLRSINGPNNVIIDGNGVTKCFEINNFTAIVDGFTIMNGYNPSGFGGGVNIKNGGLVQNCIIKENQARDGGGIAIDDSGAIMNSIIMNNLASDNGVSGYGGGVRLLNGGEARNCLITENVSVKYGGGVNIWNAGNVFNCTITKNSAPNGAGIRTRNNSMIKNTIIYYNTGGVNWEVNGIGYQYYNCATTPALGSSYSTDCITNIPAFINITSGSEDYHLQSGSACIDAGYNLSWMNTSFDLDGNNRIFNSIVDMGCYEFNTPTIIDTDGDGIPDDEDDFPNDPGKAFINNFPASGYGSLGFEDLWPGTGDYDFNDIIVDYRFVTITNASNKVVKINGTFVVKASGAYLRNGFGFNLPNANISLISGLNISGYDLREGFITLNSNGTESGQSKPTIIVFDDVFNLLTHPGIGTGVNTENWAPFVPYDTLTITMTPSTLNYTMNDFSMETWNPFIIVNHERGKEVHLINYPPTDLVNQSFFGTWEDNSNPSQGKYYRSLNGLPWAINITEPFEWPREKIEIGWAYFHFIEWAQSSGATYPDWYKNYPGYRNNGNLYHPNNP; encoded by the coding sequence ATGAAAACATTAAAACATATTTCGATCACATTAATCCTGTTGCTCTCATTCACAGCAAATGCTTCAACAGGAACGACTCGCTATGTATCTCTATCAGGGAGTAATACAGCGCCTTTTCTCACACTGTCAACAGCGGCAAATACCTTTCAGGCAGCAATCAATGCGAGTAGCAATGGTGATTTGATTCTGGTTGAAAACGGCACTTACACGCTGACAACTTTTATATCAATCACAAAATCGATTACATTGCGCAGTATCAATGGGCCGAATAATGTGATAATAGACGGAAATGGCGTTACTAAATGTTTTGAAATCAATAATTTTACTGCTATTGTTGACGGATTTACAATTATGAATGGATACAATCCAAGTGGATTTGGTGGAGGTGTCAATATAAAGAATGGCGGGCTTGTACAAAATTGCATAATAAAAGAAAATCAGGCCAGGGATGGGGGTGGAATAGCAATTGATGATTCGGGTGCCATAATGAACAGTATTATCATGAACAATCTTGCCTCTGATAATGGAGTCAGCGGCTATGGTGGAGGTGTTCGACTATTAAATGGCGGAGAAGCCCGAAATTGTTTAATTACAGAAAATGTATCGGTAAAATATGGAGGCGGCGTTAATATCTGGAATGCAGGCAATGTTTTCAATTGTACCATCACAAAAAACAGTGCTCCCAATGGTGCTGGTATCAGAACCAGAAATAATAGTATGATTAAGAATACGATCATTTATTATAACACAGGTGGAGTGAATTGGGAAGTAAATGGCATTGGTTATCAATATTATAACTGCGCTACAACACCTGCTTTAGGTTCCAGCTATAGTACAGATTGCATTACCAACATTCCTGCATTTATAAATATTACAAGCGGGTCGGAAGATTATCATTTGCAATCAGGATCGGCTTGTATTGATGCGGGTTATAATTTATCATGGATGAATACTTCATTCGATCTTGATGGAAATAACAGAATCTTCAATTCGATTGTTGACATGGGTTGCTACGAATTTAACACTCCTACTATTATCGATACAGATGGAGACGGAATTCCCGATGATGAAGATGATTTCCCAAATGATCCAGGCAAAGCATTTATTAATAATTTTCCGGCATCGGGTTATGGCAGTTTAGGTTTCGAAGATTTATGGCCCGGAACAGGTGATTATGATTTCAACGACATCATAGTTGATTATAGGTTTGTAACAATAACAAATGCCAGCAATAAAGTGGTAAAAATTAACGGAACTTTTGTTGTAAAAGCCAGTGGTGCCTATCTCAGAAATGGATTTGGGTTTAACCTTCCAAATGCAAATATCTCATTAATCTCAGGTCTAAACATTTCAGGCTATGATCTCAGGGAAGGATTTATTACGTTGAATTCGAATGGAACTGAATCGGGACAAAGTAAACCGACAATTATTGTTTTTGATGATGTATTCAATTTATTGACACATCCGGGTATTGGAACTGGAGTTAATACAGAAAACTGGGCTCCCTTTGTCCCATATGATACATTAACAATTACAATGACTCCATCCACATTAAATTATACTATGAATGATTTCTCGATGGAAACATGGAATCCATTTATCATTGTTAATCATGAACGTGGTAAAGAAGTCCACCTCATTAATTATCCCCCAACCGATTTGGTCAATCAAAGTTTTTTTGGTACATGGGAAGATAATTCAAACCCTAGTCAGGGGAAATACTACAGATCCCTTAATGGATTACCTTGGGCCATCAATATTACAGAACCATTTGAATGGCCAAGAGAAAAGATAGAAATTGGATGGGCATACTTTCACTTTATTGAATGGGCTCAAAGTTCAGGAGCAACTTATCCTGACTGGTATAAAAATTATCCCGGATATAGAAATAATGGCAATTTGTATCATCCAAATAATCCATAA
- a CDS encoding protein-L-isoaspartate(D-aspartate) O-methyltransferase, giving the protein MIDTYKHRGLRKQLVDEIRQKGIKDEAVLAAIDKIPRHLFMDSSFLEFAYEDKPFPIGSGQTISQPYTVAFQTELLEVNEGDKILEIGTGSGYQACVLIELGAKVYSVERQKKLYSRTKELLPNLGYNPKLFYGDGNLGLPTFAPFDKIIITAGAPIVPDRLLEQLKIGGIMIIPLGKGSSQVMKRILKVGENKFNETEHGLFRFVPLLNNKAND; this is encoded by the coding sequence ATGATCGATACATACAAACATAGAGGATTAAGAAAGCAACTTGTTGATGAAATCAGGCAAAAAGGCATTAAAGATGAAGCAGTACTTGCGGCTATCGACAAAATACCCAGACACTTATTTATGGATTCCTCTTTTCTGGAATTTGCATACGAAGACAAGCCTTTTCCTATCGGTTCAGGCCAAACCATTTCTCAACCATATACTGTTGCATTTCAAACTGAATTATTAGAAGTTAATGAAGGTGATAAAATACTGGAAATTGGAACCGGATCCGGATATCAAGCCTGTGTATTAATAGAGCTGGGGGCCAAAGTATATTCAGTTGAACGTCAGAAAAAACTTTATTCCCGTACAAAGGAACTCTTGCCTAATCTTGGTTATAATCCAAAACTTTTTTATGGTGATGGGAATTTAGGTCTGCCAACTTTTGCCCCATTTGATAAAATTATCATCACAGCCGGCGCTCCTATTGTACCTGACAGATTACTTGAGCAACTAAAAATCGGAGGAATCATGATTATCCCTCTTGGCAAAGGAAGTTCTCAGGTTATGAAACGCATCTTAAAAGTAGGTGAAAATAAATTTAATGAAACCGAGCATGGTTTATTCCGATTTGTTCCTCTTTTAAATAATAAAGCCAACGACTAA
- a CDS encoding Gfo/Idh/MocA family oxidoreductase, whose amino-acid sequence MIKIGVLGVGHLGKIHVNCIKQIKEFELIGFYDPNDDNAKKVSEDFNLPRFDDIESLIKSVDVVDIVTPTLSHFACASKALKSFKHVFIEKPIVTTPEEARKLIELAKEANVKVQVGHVERFNPAFIAARPFINKPMFIESHRLAMFNPRGTDVPVILDLMIHDIDIVLSVVNSPIKRVNASGIKVVSDTPDIANARIEFDNGCIANLTASRISLKNMRKSRFFQKDAYISVDFLKKVTEVVTMKDVNPEQAGPFDLILNLGENKGSKQILITKPEVAEINAIKSELESFYFSIKENTTPSVTINDGYYALDVAYQIIDKVNHAAGNL is encoded by the coding sequence ATGATTAAAATTGGAGTATTAGGCGTTGGACATCTTGGAAAAATTCATGTTAATTGCATTAAACAGATTAAAGAATTTGAATTAATCGGTTTTTATGATCCAAATGATGATAATGCAAAGAAGGTAAGTGAAGATTTTAACCTTCCACGTTTCGATGACATTGAATCATTGATAAAATCAGTTGATGTGGTTGATATTGTAACTCCAACTTTATCGCATTTTGCTTGTGCTTCAAAAGCTTTAAAGTCATTTAAGCACGTATTTATTGAAAAACCAATTGTTACAACTCCTGAAGAGGCTCGTAAACTTATTGAATTGGCAAAGGAAGCCAATGTTAAGGTTCAAGTTGGGCATGTTGAACGATTCAATCCTGCTTTTATCGCAGCGCGTCCTTTTATTAATAAACCCATGTTTATTGAGTCGCACCGTTTGGCGATGTTCAATCCACGTGGCACTGATGTGCCGGTAATACTTGACCTAATGATTCATGACATTGATATTGTATTAAGTGTTGTTAATTCGCCAATTAAAAGAGTGAATGCCAGTGGAATTAAGGTAGTGAGTGATACGCCGGATATTGCAAATGCCAGGATTGAATTTGATAATGGCTGTATTGCCAACTTAACTGCAAGCCGGATCTCATTAAAAAATATGCGGAAATCAAGGTTTTTCCAAAAAGATGCCTATATTTCTGTTGATTTTTTAAAGAAGGTTACTGAAGTTGTTACTATGAAAGATGTAAATCCGGAACAAGCAGGACCTTTCGATTTGATTTTAAATCTGGGTGAAAACAAAGGTTCGAAGCAGATTCTAATTACTAAACCTGAAGTGGCCGAAATTAATGCCATAAAATCAGAACTCGAAAGTTTTTATTTTTCAATAAAAGAAAATACGACTCCCTCTGTAACGATAAATGACGGATATTACGCATTGGATGTTGCTTATCAGATCATTGATAAAGTGAACCATGCAGCCGGAAATTTATAG